From a region of the Leptospira kmetyi serovar Malaysia str. Bejo-Iso9 genome:
- a CDS encoding DUF1761 domain-containing protein has product MMPELHINYLAVLAAVVVHFIIGFLWYGPIFGKVWMKEMNIPADFQPDKKEMYKSMGLMVIGSFLMSYVLFYTTNVWRASSWHAGEDNPAYLYGFFSGFYTWLGFYVPMLINNVAFEGRSWKFFSIGAGYNFVALQAVAMILSYWR; this is encoded by the coding sequence ATGATGCCCGAATTACATATCAATTACCTTGCGGTGCTCGCCGCGGTGGTCGTTCACTTTATCATCGGTTTTTTATGGTACGGACCGATCTTCGGCAAAGTATGGATGAAGGAAATGAACATTCCAGCGGACTTCCAACCCGATAAAAAGGAAATGTATAAGTCGATGGGACTGATGGTGATCGGTTCGTTTTTAATGTCTTACGTTTTGTTCTATACGACGAACGTTTGGAGAGCCTCTTCCTGGCACGCAGGAGAAGACAATCCAGCGTATCTCTACGGATTCTTTTCCGGATTTTATACTTGGCTCGGATTTTACGTTCCGATGCTCATCAATAACGTGGCCTTTGAAGGTCGATCCTGGAAATTTTTCTCCATCGGTGCGGGATACAACTTCGTCGCCTTGCAGGCCGTTGCGATGATTCTTTCCTATTGGAGATGA
- a CDS encoding LytR/AlgR family response regulator transcription factor produces the protein MKDLLYSVLIVEDEAPARELLRKYLEEWPSFKIESVAGNGRQALEILDKKSFDLVFLDVNLPEKSGIQVLDERGKPAPALVFTTAYRDHALRAFEAGALDYLLKPYSRERFRETMSRVEEFLSVRKKGNKAETFLFFRESGILHRMSLSKLLYLTANGKKCVLHSLEKDHETPKLLGDLEAELPSDRFVRIHKKYILNLEYISGMKSNAGGGYEVFLNDEDETVLPVGREYVSNLKERFRENVS, from the coding sequence ATGAAGGATTTATTATATTCAGTTTTGATTGTGGAGGACGAAGCTCCCGCCCGGGAACTTCTGCGTAAGTATCTGGAAGAATGGCCCTCGTTTAAGATAGAATCCGTCGCAGGAAACGGACGTCAGGCTCTGGAAATCCTGGACAAAAAAAGTTTCGATCTCGTTTTTTTGGACGTAAATCTTCCGGAAAAATCGGGGATTCAAGTTTTGGACGAAAGGGGAAAACCCGCGCCCGCGCTCGTGTTTACGACCGCGTATCGGGATCACGCGTTACGCGCCTTTGAGGCCGGTGCGCTGGATTATCTTTTGAAACCATATTCTCGCGAAAGATTTCGGGAAACGATGTCAAGGGTGGAGGAATTCTTATCCGTCCGTAAAAAGGGCAACAAGGCGGAGACCTTTTTGTTTTTCCGCGAATCGGGGATCCTGCACAGGATGAGTCTTTCCAAACTTCTTTATCTGACCGCAAACGGTAAAAAATGCGTTTTACACAGCTTGGAAAAGGACCATGAAACCCCGAAATTGTTAGGCGACTTGGAAGCCGAACTTCCGAGCGATCGTTTCGTGAGAATTCACAAAAAGTATATTCTTAATTTGGAATATATTTCCGGGATGAAATCGAACGCGGGCGGCGGCTACGAGGTTTTTTTAAACGACGAGGACGAAACCGTTCTTCCGGTCGGAAGGGAATACGTCTCGAACTTAAAGGAAAGATTTCGGGAGAACGTTTCCTAA
- a CDS encoding FecR family protein, with the protein MNHKVKIASILISLTITGSSIVLLSQESKTGDAKIGFLLGKANVQKAGKTSWEPLKSNDFVDEGDLISTGNGSRVTVLYKGSEFKIQQNSKVKLTSLYGENKDGKVEVNSGFAWFKIVGLKGKKFDVSTATSTAGVRGTAFSVLYDPKTKDSSFCTCEGKVAVSDSEGKEVIQEKGKGTVVSPKQSEMKKVEYDGIIKKMKTLPGFEARLKQNLSLKNCLSCHTPEGWTPPEDIQKDETYGKQ; encoded by the coding sequence ATGAACCACAAGGTAAAGATCGCTTCCATTCTGATTTCCCTTACGATCACGGGAAGTTCGATCGTACTCCTCAGCCAGGAATCGAAAACGGGAGACGCAAAGATCGGCTTTCTATTAGGAAAAGCGAATGTTCAAAAAGCGGGAAAAACTTCCTGGGAACCTCTCAAATCGAACGACTTTGTGGACGAAGGGGATTTGATCTCCACGGGAAACGGATCCAGAGTCACGGTTCTTTATAAGGGTTCGGAGTTTAAAATCCAACAGAACAGTAAGGTGAAACTTACAAGTCTTTACGGAGAAAACAAGGACGGAAAAGTCGAAGTCAACTCCGGGTTCGCTTGGTTTAAGATCGTCGGACTGAAAGGAAAAAAATTCGACGTATCGACCGCAACGTCCACGGCGGGCGTGCGTGGAACCGCGTTCTCCGTTTTATACGATCCGAAAACCAAGGATTCTTCCTTTTGCACCTGCGAAGGTAAGGTTGCCGTTTCGGATTCCGAAGGAAAGGAAGTCATTCAGGAAAAAGGAAAAGGAACCGTCGTTTCTCCGAAACAATCCGAGATGAAAAAAGTGGAATATGACGGAATCATTAAGAAGATGAAAACTCTTCCCGGTTTCGAAGCGAGATTGAAACAGAATCTCTCTTTGAAAAACTGTCTCTCTTGTCACACTCCGGAAGGATGGACTCCTCCCGAAGACATTCAAAAAGACGAGACGTACGGCAAACAATAG
- a CDS encoding Ig-like domain-containing protein, translated as MNEKKALRFAGMFAISIFLGISCSADKNAGSPLNSVLSLFGVATDITVSTNVVAPYTETDTPTSLPANFGAVAPEAVLFISSYSDVDRYKSIEIRFSHPMNKATVQADLVLSPSTGVLAGPGKGGEFYWASSSRLVFDPYREFKTNEQYTFSLTNASKTIDGQSLTSYSQTFKTEPDYLMTNKINTTNVLGGTNDVTFNKATTPTLTLTSTFTNPVAGANSIQSIKLKHMGDTNTAGITICSSSGVACDMTATINTNLSASALPPFVGGNVYYYEITVNSGKVFKRFATFNYGNVNTTPNNMIAKGGSIILDQAQAMPFLSKVLERFTAGNFKVTNQTFNQFAGLPITTARRSGYCIDYNGIGSFSMPNYIRNYGDAATGYGDGYCGPAGDEPGGFTQEGCATLIFTSCTDFDIDVYITGINVYTNVSGYPALQNIGVSMVANNTGELGFNFKGKTLAVDMVMIARSRGSLFLVIGAGNRFVFSTTAYLNYNDAPPADRSTIGKASLTVDTNGDASLNIFTPITDLSNFNTTDWSNNLTVKDRDGRVNQVKLEATTSGLAGWLAGTTEGAANGMVPSLTPLITRSMLRNFIEDVAPSVLNSIIGSLKNPGVNIALPSYLPAPLANFPLNVKIQLGSDSEVRVTGVNKGIVGSIDLGITAASPIGSPRTHQLTTGFVVSKPTGPMSNIYQFSKSAANPGLLLSLTVDSITQATYHLWKNRALDLNIDKGFIDTIKLYAGTDPLFQLTESLIKVSPIINILAPGRSQLIGINPTTGTLVPAISGTDDIIIKVDPIQAPNGTLKPVTGTAKPKLEVNFTDIQLSILGKRADNSTYLISTARASLKGIADFDFVTFSNPTNNPAYANLNALKIVISNGPTLSYTLDILEGSAGAGAPNPFGLDPKGILAVVDPLVPSLIVPLVNNVLKEIPLPASISLPALTNPSNGNACGIITKTTHSFLYTLPIADTEPYPYVFGGLRLTAGGPAASDPGVLITCP; from the coding sequence ATGAACGAAAAGAAAGCTTTAAGATTCGCGGGTATGTTTGCGATTTCGATTTTCTTAGGAATAAGTTGTTCCGCGGATAAAAACGCGGGGTCTCCTCTCAACAGCGTTCTTTCCCTTTTCGGAGTGGCGACCGATATCACGGTTTCGACTAACGTGGTCGCGCCTTATACCGAAACGGACACTCCTACGAGTCTTCCCGCGAATTTCGGAGCGGTGGCCCCCGAGGCCGTTCTTTTTATTTCCTCGTATTCGGACGTGGATCGTTACAAAAGTATCGAGATCCGTTTTTCTCATCCGATGAACAAGGCGACGGTTCAAGCCGATTTGGTTTTGAGTCCGAGCACCGGAGTTCTCGCGGGTCCGGGTAAGGGCGGAGAATTCTACTGGGCTTCCAGTTCCCGTTTGGTATTCGATCCGTATCGCGAATTCAAAACCAACGAACAATATACGTTCAGTCTTACCAACGCTTCCAAAACCATCGACGGTCAAAGTCTTACGAGTTACAGCCAAACGTTCAAAACGGAACCGGATTATCTGATGACCAATAAGATAAACACGACTAACGTGCTCGGTGGAACGAACGACGTCACGTTCAACAAGGCGACGACTCCGACCCTGACTCTGACTTCCACGTTCACCAATCCGGTTGCGGGCGCGAATTCGATCCAATCCATCAAACTCAAACATATGGGCGATACGAACACGGCCGGAATTACGATCTGCAGCAGTTCCGGCGTCGCTTGCGATATGACCGCGACGATCAATACGAATCTGAGTGCATCCGCTCTTCCCCCTTTCGTAGGCGGGAACGTTTATTATTACGAAATCACCGTAAACTCGGGCAAGGTCTTTAAACGTTTTGCCACATTCAATTATGGTAATGTGAATACTACGCCGAATAACATGATCGCGAAAGGCGGTTCGATCATTTTGGATCAAGCTCAGGCGATGCCGTTTCTTTCCAAGGTTTTGGAAAGATTCACCGCGGGAAATTTTAAGGTAACCAATCAGACGTTCAATCAGTTCGCGGGTCTTCCGATAACGACGGCTCGAAGAAGCGGTTATTGCATCGACTACAACGGAATCGGAAGTTTTTCGATGCCCAACTATATCCGTAACTACGGGGACGCGGCGACCGGATACGGAGACGGATATTGCGGACCGGCCGGAGACGAGCCCGGAGGTTTTACGCAGGAAGGTTGTGCGACTTTGATCTTTACGAGTTGTACGGATTTCGACATCGACGTTTATATCACGGGAATTAACGTTTATACGAACGTTTCCGGTTATCCCGCGTTGCAGAACATCGGAGTATCGATGGTCGCAAACAATACGGGAGAATTGGGTTTTAACTTCAAAGGCAAAACTCTCGCGGTCGACATGGTGATGATCGCAAGAAGCCGGGGTTCCTTGTTTCTCGTGATCGGCGCGGGGAACCGTTTCGTATTCTCCACAACCGCTTATTTGAATTACAACGACGCTCCGCCTGCGGACCGTTCTACGATCGGTAAGGCGAGTTTGACCGTGGATACGAACGGAGACGCTTCGCTTAACATTTTTACTCCGATCACGGATCTTTCCAACTTCAACACGACCGATTGGTCGAACAATCTTACCGTAAAGGATCGGGACGGAAGAGTCAATCAGGTGAAACTCGAGGCGACCACGAGCGGACTCGCGGGTTGGCTTGCGGGAACCACCGAAGGAGCCGCGAACGGAATGGTTCCCTCTTTGACTCCTCTGATCACACGTTCGATGTTGCGTAACTTCATCGAAGACGTGGCTCCTTCCGTTTTGAATTCGATCATCGGATCTTTGAAAAATCCCGGAGTGAACATCGCTCTTCCTTCTTATCTTCCCGCTCCGCTTGCGAACTTTCCTTTGAACGTTAAGATTCAATTGGGAAGCGATTCGGAAGTGAGAGTCACCGGAGTCAATAAGGGAATCGTAGGTTCCATCGATTTGGGAATCACCGCGGCGAGCCCGATCGGTTCTCCTCGTACGCATCAGTTGACGACCGGCTTCGTGGTTTCCAAACCTACGGGACCGATGAGTAATATCTATCAGTTCTCCAAAAGCGCGGCGAACCCGGGGCTTTTACTTTCTTTAACGGTCGATTCGATCACACAAGCCACGTATCATCTTTGGAAGAACCGCGCCTTGGATCTAAACATCGACAAAGGATTTATCGATACGATCAAGTTGTATGCGGGAACCGATCCTCTCTTTCAGTTGACCGAGTCCTTGATTAAGGTTTCACCGATCATCAACATTCTCGCTCCGGGAAGATCGCAGTTGATCGGAATCAATCCTACGACCGGAACCTTGGTTCCCGCGATCAGCGGAACCGACGATATCATCATCAAGGTCGATCCGATTCAAGCTCCGAACGGAACGTTGAAGCCGGTGACCGGAACCGCGAAACCGAAATTGGAAGTGAACTTCACGGACATTCAACTCTCGATCTTGGGAAAAAGAGCGGATAACTCGACGTATCTCATCAGCACTGCGAGAGCAAGTTTGAAGGGGATCGCGGACTTTGATTTCGTAACCTTCTCCAATCCTACGAACAATCCTGCATACGCAAATTTGAATGCGCTTAAGATCGTGATCTCGAACGGACCGACCCTTTCTTATACGCTGGATATTTTAGAAGGATCGGCGGGCGCCGGTGCACCCAATCCGTTCGGTCTGGATCCGAAGGGAATTCTCGCGGTGGTCGATCCGTTGGTTCCGTCCTTGATCGTTCCCTTGGTCAACAACGTTTTGAAGGAGATTCCGCTTCCTGCGAGCATCAGTCTTCCGGCGCTTACCAATCCTTCCAACGGAAACGCTTGCGGGATCATTACGAAAACCACACATTCCTTTCTTTACACTCTTCCGATCGCCGATACGGAACCGTATCCGTACGTATTCGGAGGACTTCGTCTGACTGCGGGAGGACCTGCGGCTTCCGATCCGGGGGTTCTGATCACTTGCCCTTAA
- the corA gene encoding magnesium/cobalt transporter CorA: protein MKRILFTEFFPEGSQEKSVASPCEVLLEAGDKPAGLPELDWLCSKGLVWIDLDSTEGEDLDFLARECNFHPLAIEDCINKNQRPKLDEYGTYIFIVLHRFQYDADKKILRSNEIHIFYNEKFVVTVHQKEEPLIEQLRARCMTQGNPLSRGTDQILYMLFDQTVDSNFPILDKMSEEIVRIETQILVNQDSQQTIAGILFLKRNLTRIRRVLSPQREIVNSLIRRDSNFLSPKIQIYFRDVYDHLSRLYETIDMDRDLLGNTMDAYFSVISQRTNDIVKRLTLISLIFMPLTFLTGFFGMNFTAIPYDSQPFLILTLGLASLIPPGMIYWFRKKHWFKG from the coding sequence TTGAAGCGGATCTTATTTACGGAATTCTTCCCCGAAGGAAGTCAGGAAAAATCGGTCGCAAGCCCGTGCGAAGTCCTTTTGGAAGCGGGCGACAAACCGGCGGGTCTTCCCGAGTTGGATTGGCTTTGTTCGAAAGGTCTTGTTTGGATCGACCTCGATTCCACCGAAGGCGAAGACTTGGATTTTCTCGCAAGAGAATGCAACTTTCATCCGCTCGCAATCGAAGACTGCATCAATAAAAATCAAAGACCGAAGCTCGATGAATACGGAACTTACATCTTCATCGTTCTCCACCGTTTTCAATACGACGCGGATAAAAAAATCCTAAGAAGCAACGAGATTCACATCTTTTACAACGAAAAGTTCGTGGTAACGGTTCATCAAAAGGAAGAACCTTTGATTGAACAACTTCGGGCACGTTGTATGACACAAGGAAACCCCCTTTCCAGAGGAACCGATCAGATTCTTTATATGCTTTTCGATCAAACCGTGGATTCCAATTTTCCGATCTTGGATAAGATGAGCGAAGAGATCGTTCGGATCGAGACCCAGATCCTCGTCAATCAGGACAGCCAACAAACGATCGCAGGAATTCTTTTTTTAAAACGAAATCTGACTCGAATTCGCAGGGTTCTTTCTCCGCAAAGGGAAATCGTAAACAGTCTGATCCGGCGAGACAGTAATTTCCTAAGTCCGAAGATCCAGATCTATTTCCGGGACGTTTACGATCACTTGAGCAGATTGTATGAAACGATCGACATGGACCGGGATCTTCTCGGGAACACGATGGACGCGTATTTTTCAGTGATCTCCCAAAGAACGAACGATATTGTTAAGCGACTTACTTTGATCAGTTTGATCTTTATGCCGCTGACCTTTCTCACGGGTTTTTTCGGAATGAACTTCACGGCGATCCCGTATGACAGCCAGCCGTTTTTAATTCTTACGCTCGGACTCGCGTCCCTCATTCCGCCGGGAATGATCTACTGGTTTCGTAAAAAACACTGGTTCAAAGGATAA
- a CDS encoding DUF2079 domain-containing protein: protein MRFVSFLFPFFILYLPVQYLFGSKGIGGPILEIVLILCGIVFWYFNSKNSLEKKTFGSFFVSPMVWISYWSLFVFAEGIFYTKNAADSFLLGDLDYTAQLRMILPVADGTFFQTQYYGVDENANFLSHHMAPSILLLSPFPFLFGSKLGFGIGVFLFASSTIPLLFFYLRECSISEDLSLCACLLWAGSSGFYRLNHSLHFEVLVPFLCLCVLIGIQKRKYWILGLGLCFFLGIKEDLSIYLAALAVGAAFADFERRKEWISVFCICIFYYIILVPALGAWAGQSAQRNWKEYWGAGSENPFTTAVNYIQNSESRSQYWKGFRDLSLEWGLGNLTGGWVLFPFFALYSAFRLSIHPWVRDLYSYYVYPLIPFLIYFLKTGTTWIQKRNDKRTILWILLAFFLTVYRNTKENDYPIPLSPESDRAAELEKILEQIPPNVDVSAGFHISPFISLKNSVYPIRETRDWKEWIVLDLRYNSPYLSSEKILQRMESDLRSGKLRWVQRTDRFGLLRRDQPESETKTEIKIRAKTQP from the coding sequence ATGCGCTTTGTGTCGTTTTTATTTCCTTTTTTCATACTCTATCTTCCCGTTCAATATCTGTTCGGAAGTAAGGGAATCGGCGGCCCGATCCTCGAAATCGTTTTGATTCTTTGCGGAATTGTTTTTTGGTATTTCAATTCCAAAAACTCTTTGGAAAAGAAAACATTCGGTTCTTTTTTTGTTTCTCCTATGGTTTGGATATCGTATTGGTCCTTGTTCGTTTTTGCGGAAGGGATTTTTTATACGAAGAATGCCGCAGATTCTTTTTTGTTAGGCGACTTGGATTATACCGCTCAGCTGAGAATGATCCTTCCCGTCGCCGACGGAACGTTTTTTCAAACGCAGTATTACGGCGTGGATGAAAACGCGAATTTTCTTTCGCATCACATGGCGCCTTCCATTCTTCTTTTGTCTCCGTTTCCTTTTTTATTCGGTTCTAAACTCGGTTTCGGAATCGGAGTATTCCTCTTTGCTTCGAGTACGATTCCTCTTTTGTTTTTTTACTTAAGAGAATGTTCGATCTCCGAAGATCTTTCTCTTTGCGCCTGTCTTTTGTGGGCGGGTTCGTCCGGTTTTTATCGTTTGAATCATTCTTTGCACTTCGAGGTTTTGGTTCCGTTTTTGTGTTTGTGCGTTTTGATCGGAATCCAAAAAAGAAAGTATTGGATCTTAGGTCTCGGTCTTTGTTTTTTTCTGGGAATCAAAGAGGATCTTTCGATCTATTTGGCCGCGCTTGCGGTCGGAGCGGCATTCGCGGATTTCGAAAGAAGAAAGGAATGGATTTCCGTTTTTTGTATATGCATTTTTTATTATATTATTTTGGTTCCGGCTCTCGGTGCTTGGGCCGGTCAATCCGCACAAAGAAATTGGAAAGAATATTGGGGAGCCGGAAGCGAAAATCCTTTTACGACCGCGGTCAACTACATTCAAAATTCGGAAAGTAGATCCCAGTATTGGAAAGGATTTCGGGATCTCAGTTTGGAATGGGGTCTCGGAAATCTGACTGGCGGTTGGGTTTTGTTTCCTTTTTTCGCTTTGTATTCCGCGTTTCGTTTGTCGATTCATCCTTGGGTTCGGGATCTTTACAGCTATTATGTTTATCCTTTGATTCCGTTTCTGATTTACTTTTTGAAAACCGGAACGACTTGGATTCAAAAACGAAACGATAAAAGAACGATCCTATGGATCCTTCTTGCGTTCTTTTTGACCGTGTATCGAAACACGAAGGAAAACGATTATCCGATTCCGCTTTCGCCCGAATCCGATCGAGCGGCCGAGCTGGAAAAAATTCTCGAACAGATTCCGCCTAACGTGGACGTTTCCGCGGGGTTTCATATTTCTCCGTTCATTTCTTTGAAGAATTCCGTATATCCGATCCGTGAAACTAGAGATTGGAAAGAATGGATCGTATTGGATCTGCGATACAATTCTCCGTATTTGAGTTCGGAAAAAATTCTGCAAAGAATGGAATCGGATCTTCGTTCCGGAAAGTTGCGTTGGGTTCAAAGAACGGATCGTTTCGGCCTTCTTCGTCGGGATCAACCCGAATCCGAAACTAAAACTGAAATCAAGATCAGAGCCAAAACCCAACCGTAG
- a CDS encoding TMEM43 family protein, whose amino-acid sequence MAFESPDGMSSTESVGFLSQMGNSFKSILTGIVLLPVSFIIIYNVETCEQASAALKNAVPAGQAKEGQPSYVTGTLKASPLGGEFVKSGPYISYSVSSEVYAWDEEVKTEGSGSNKKEVRNCVLEWTSSPENPSNFKLSGCRAKAFHRKSVKDQSESASGGSILADGKNYAVNLSDVNFTSQVSSRDANEDEIHTNGFVYGDGYLHSSKSCAESEKEGCERVKVSVTPIPEGDMTFIGDVKGSKVGQFTSAEGNQFLNASVGGFAETMADIKSDDNTMKWVGRFFGFLAMFGSFTLMAGPLTALLSFIPFVGELGGGLIKVVLGVIAFVITAITILLIKFWYIWLLLLLGGIGYAVYKKKYAPQNAGA is encoded by the coding sequence ATGGCCTTTGAAAGCCCGGACGGAATGTCCTCAACCGAGAGCGTAGGTTTCTTATCCCAGATGGGAAATTCATTCAAGAGTATTCTTACGGGAATCGTTTTGTTACCCGTATCGTTTATCATCATCTACAACGTGGAAACCTGCGAGCAGGCAAGCGCGGCGTTGAAGAACGCGGTTCCCGCAGGACAGGCAAAAGAAGGCCAACCTTCGTATGTAACCGGAACCTTGAAGGCGAGTCCTCTCGGCGGAGAATTCGTGAAGAGCGGTCCTTACATTTCTTATTCGGTGAGTTCCGAAGTCTATGCTTGGGACGAGGAAGTAAAAACCGAAGGATCGGGAAGCAATAAGAAAGAAGTGAGAAACTGCGTTCTTGAGTGGACTTCTTCTCCTGAGAATCCTTCCAACTTTAAACTTTCCGGATGTCGCGCCAAGGCGTTTCATAGAAAGTCCGTAAAAGACCAATCCGAATCCGCTTCCGGTGGAAGTATTCTTGCGGACGGTAAGAATTATGCGGTCAATCTTTCCGATGTGAACTTTACTTCTCAAGTTTCTTCCAGAGACGCGAACGAAGACGAAATTCATACCAACGGTTTCGTTTATGGAGACGGTTATCTTCACAGTTCCAAGTCCTGCGCGGAAAGCGAAAAGGAAGGTTGTGAAAGAGTGAAGGTCTCCGTGACTCCGATTCCCGAAGGAGATATGACTTTTATCGGCGACGTCAAAGGTTCCAAAGTAGGTCAGTTCACTTCCGCGGAAGGAAATCAATTCTTGAACGCGAGCGTGGGCGGTTTTGCGGAAACGATGGCGGATATCAAATCCGACGACAATACGATGAAATGGGTCGGGAGATTTTTCGGATTTCTCGCGATGTTCGGCAGTTTTACTCTGATGGCCGGTCCTCTGACCGCTCTTTTGAGTTTTATTCCTTTCGTGGGCGAGCTGGGCGGCGGACTCATCAAAGTCGTGTTAGGCGTGATTGCTTTTGTGATTACCGCGATCACCATTCTTCTCATCAAATTCTGGTATATCTGGTTGCTTCTCCTTTTGGGGGGAATCGGCTACGCGGTTTACAAGAAAAAATACGCACCTCAAAACGCCGGGGCTTGA
- a CDS encoding TetR/AcrR family transcriptional regulator, whose translation MAKDTRDLILKTSLKLFSEQGYHGTTMRQVASKASMSLGLAYRYFDSKEAILEGIIESHDKILKRYVTDEVVANPSREDLIVNVSESIITLVKENEDYLRLYWNLMLQPKIHRLKRRNIHLVNMIFFETSKKTIRSIKPNYTEFEIKNLASTTIGYMINYLTNKKEFSLDDFRNYLVHTLKNT comes from the coding sequence ATGGCGAAAGATACCCGGGATCTCATTCTCAAAACCTCCCTCAAACTTTTTTCCGAACAGGGTTATCACGGAACCACGATGAGACAGGTCGCCTCCAAAGCGAGCATGTCTCTCGGGCTCGCGTATCGTTATTTCGATTCCAAGGAAGCGATCTTGGAAGGAATCATCGAATCACATGATAAAATTCTAAAACGTTACGTGACGGACGAGGTTGTCGCAAATCCGAGCCGAGAGGATCTGATCGTGAACGTTTCGGAAAGTATCATCACTTTAGTAAAGGAAAACGAGGATTATCTTCGTCTTTATTGGAATCTGATGCTTCAACCGAAGATCCATCGTTTGAAACGCCGGAACATTCATCTTGTGAATATGATCTTTTTTGAAACTTCGAAAAAGACGATCCGCTCCATTAAACCGAACTACACGGAATTCGAGATCAAAAATCTCGCGTCGACCACGATCGGTTATATGATCAATTATCTTACGAACAAAAAAGAATTCTCCCTCGACGACTTTCGGAATTACCTCGTTCACACTCTGAAGAATACATAA
- a CDS encoding sensor histidine kinase yields MNSGKRIRWFKLFFWFSINTVIGTMNALLIAHNSDSPFWKVFFATQITTHSVCGIVEMTVESLNSSRQKHGFIKSGVILILASCFAAIVGVAAGGILHAIALTEESPGRHHSGSYNILLSSLILALFISVLEKSMQILIEKKKESESALKELHYAALQSRMDPHYLFNTLNTIHALLEIDPARADRAILLLSDSYRFLTERHSERLVSFKEEWEFTKNYLELQKIRFADFMELRMESKGDFSGISIPPLSIQPLVENSFKHSINSENVQRRIYVSAEIKNGKIRISIEDNGTISTSRRQYAGPGGGFGMQAIRSTLRNIQARLDYNFRDAILKLEERESGGTMVLLEYSV; encoded by the coding sequence ATGAACTCCGGTAAGCGTATTCGTTGGTTTAAACTATTTTTTTGGTTCTCCATCAACACCGTAATCGGAACCATGAACGCCCTATTAATCGCCCACAACTCCGATTCTCCGTTTTGGAAAGTCTTCTTTGCGACACAGATTACGACGCATTCCGTTTGCGGAATCGTGGAGATGACCGTGGAATCCCTGAACTCCTCGAGACAAAAACACGGATTTATAAAATCGGGTGTCATTTTAATTTTAGCATCTTGTTTCGCCGCGATCGTGGGCGTGGCCGCGGGAGGAATTCTTCATGCGATCGCTCTCACGGAGGAATCGCCCGGAAGACATCACAGCGGTTCTTACAATATTCTTCTGAGTTCCCTGATCCTCGCGTTATTCATCTCGGTTTTGGAAAAATCGATGCAGATTCTGATCGAAAAAAAGAAAGAATCCGAAAGCGCGCTCAAGGAACTTCATTACGCGGCTCTTCAATCGAGAATGGACCCTCATTATCTATTCAATACCTTGAATACGATTCACGCGTTACTCGAAATCGATCCGGCGCGCGCCGATCGAGCGATTCTTCTTTTGTCCGATTCGTATCGGTTTTTGACGGAAAGACATTCCGAACGTCTCGTTTCCTTTAAGGAAGAATGGGAGTTTACGAAGAATTATCTCGAACTTCAGAAGATTCGTTTCGCCGATTTTATGGAGCTAAGAATGGAAAGTAAGGGGGATTTTTCGGGGATTTCGATTCCTCCTCTTTCGATCCAACCCTTGGTCGAGAATAGTTTTAAACATTCGATCAATTCCGAAAACGTTCAAAGAAGAATCTACGTAAGCGCGGAGATCAAAAACGGGAAGATCCGGATTTCCATAGAAGATAACGGAACGATTTCCACTTCGAGAAGGCAATATGCTGGACCGGGAGGAGGGTTCGGGATGCAGGCGATCCGAAGTACGCTCAGAAATATTCAGGCAAGACTCGATTATAATTTTCGGGACGCCATTTTAAAATTAGAGGAAAGGGAGTCCGGGGGAACCATGGTTCTTTTGGAATATTCTGTATGA